A segment of the Trifolium pratense cultivar HEN17-A07 linkage group LG7, ARS_RC_1.1, whole genome shotgun sequence genome:
attgatgcatcaactaaatggtcacatgtatgttagtTATCAACTCACAACcaaaagtttgtgagattatttttgagagctcatttatgtatatattattgtagaaagtatttgataagtatcatatgttaattgaaatttataccgaacatcttgtagaatatgttcatacaaacaaaaataataatggacttgaagatccattctttagacgtctaaagttaattacatgatcgatacttatgagatcaatacttctatgttctattttatattttgggaacatttaaatatatatgttgagatattgattcgCTCAAGCCAATAAGTTATCATAGGAAAGTCTTCCCCCTAACTTGCaattaagtttagttttatactctaatattttttatataagcatttttggatgtgttggtatgttccaattgctccaatataatgcaatacgatgaattattaaagaatattgggaaaatatatttgatacatgtcttcatcccttataaattatattgagccaatagggacttgtttatagcccagaaggataattttcaagtgatgatgaattagttttcccaatattagggggagggaataagcagctgaaaaatatgaacctgaagttcaaatgaatcacttgaaataaatagttattattatctcatcttgatcctcatataaaatagattgaacCAGATGTTCAAAAGATgtatcatttgcaaagtttatgaaatcaactatcagctgctaatgctccaatcaaaatggatgtccctgttTGACgatcttatattgcaaatgaattttaaccaccctgTAGCGTGGTAGGTCAGTCGGTTCCAAAGAttaaaatcctcaaataagaaaatgagctaaaaagaaagatgactcaagtgaggatatgaaaagattatttgacataattaattttctagttccataagaacttatcaggtacctgaaaatttatgaaaataaagagatctcgacgaattatgtcatgaatggaatacgatgaaaccgaaagaaaaatcaacgttgacgatgtttatttatataatatagcgctatatatgataagaaataatgaggatcataaatcaaagtctattaaggattatagacaatgaaataattgactaaatagatagacgtaattgatacaaaattaaactagctttgtAAAGCGGAATGTTTTTGGACCAATAGTCCattccatctgcagatggaaataattcgatatgaataaattttcaagagaaaaataatgaaaatcaaatatttagagtttgaattgttattcaagtatattgataaatgtctatcattgattttcaagaagcatattcacctaaagtgaattccaaaacttctttgtaattaattaagttgagtagcatatgaaatactcaatttatgtgaaatatgtgttttaacgtatttgactagctcacttgataatgatgattgtATGAAAATCccagaaggatttaattttcgtaagacacatatatattgaagagatgacttaataaagatgaataagtctccttatatactcgagcaacatctatatgcatgttgaatatttccaagtgagaaatatgaaaatgacaatttgttcattttaagaaaatatttggcaataAATTTGTTTAAGATTGTATCATCAAGAGACTCCCAAAGAGCTTGAGATATTGTCAtttattacaaaataagtatttgaagaatattttgtgAATCATGAAGCTTATATACAAAAGGTTCTAAAATGATTCTATAAGATCAATTAGTACCCTAATTTTTGTAAGATCGTCGATGTAAACAAATGCCATTTTAGAGTTCGAGTAAATGGTGAAGAACTAATTGGTCCCGAAGCACCACATTTTGGTTCTAATGGGGACAAATACATTGTTaacctattatttgttgtcaatatatcatcaagtaTATACTTTGCTATTTTAGATATGCAAGTAATTTGTTTAATCCTCGTAAAGGTATAAatcacaaacaaactatatgttCACATGAAGAAGTAGAATTACTCATGGAGatctatgaaacaaacaacaataacaatctcATGAAACAAAATGATGAGGAAAGATGAGCACTATAGAAGATAAATTAAGAATGTGATTTGGTTGAAGTATATGATTCATCAgatacaagaatttgtgagttttcttctaaagggttcttgcaacgattcaacatgaagataatgtcgcacaaactacatatttggagaAGAGTATATGATCAAGAAGATAAGACAggtctttctacaaagtcaacttcaagtaaaacttttgagcaactactacaactacataagattatttgagtttcttcgtctcatatacaattgtctttatgagggggagatataaatatgttctgcactctttttcccttcaccgtggttttgtcccactgggttttcctgttaaggtttttaacgaggcagttcacacacaaaagatgttgtactctttttccttcactatgatttttcccactgggtttttaatagtaaggttttaatgaggcatatcatcgatggacatccaaggggagtgttatgaataatatagatgtggatgtccatttgtctaggcccatattcttggcccatgtaatctcctatatatatgactatctcacaatgtaaaacacacaccttgaatagaacaatacaagagtctattatctcttctctttctctccttcatctcttcttctctattcttgttattctctaggaataATTCATAACAAGAGtcaataaaatttatgtatttagcTATAGACATGCCTTTGTATAGGCCTAAAAGATCCAATTGAGTTATCACAAAGATTATTCAGTAAAAAAGTCCACATTGATGCGTGGCCCATTAACAAGGTCTAGCTAGCAACAAATACATCTGAGGTGCTCACACCTCATATTCGAGAACATTTAACTACAAATAAAAATCGAACTTAAAGATTGTGAGATATTTTGTTGGGGGACTGCTGCAAATACTcgaacaagaagaagatgaagacgaACATGATGATGGTGTACATAAATTTCAAAGCGTGTGTAAACACACTAAGCTTTAGGTTCGATTCGTCCCCATCAGTTTATGCAAACTGGATGCAAATGGGTAACCTGGCGAATCCCCTTCAGGATAATTTGGAAACCTTGACATGAATTGCACATTCACATCAAACATATCTATCAATAGTAGTTTACAGAACAAAGTTCCTTCATTGACTCTCGTGCACTAGAGTCTAGAGACATGAAGAAATAACTTGGATATATTTTAGGCAGAATTTAAAGTTATATGAACATGATTTTGATGATGTTTTTCTGTCTCATTGGTGTCTCTATTTATAAAGAAATCCACATCTTTTGGTGAAGATAAATAACTCTTGAAGAGTTTCCATTATGATTGTTGAGAGCCAAATGAAAACTAATGGTGTTAATTCAACCATTGCtacattccaaaaatatattttggaaattctCTCACAGGTGGCTCATCGTCTTGCTCCTTCTACCACCCACCGGTTCAGCAGTATATGACAGTCCCATTTGTGTATGGGAGAGTCCATTTTGTGTTACCCCGAGTGTGAATGTGGTAGAATCCATTTCAACTAATCTTACCGTACCCAATTTGAACACAACAAGTACTTCGTCGGCTAACCGCCGACGAAGGACCGTGCGGCAATTTACACATGAAATGAGAAAATTTAAACAAactaagttaaaaaaaaatgcaggaaAACCTAAGTGGGAGAGGTGTGTGCCTTCTTGAATGTGCAGATCGTGTAGATTTTGGTCCCTACCGTCAATGTccgttaaaaaaagaaagatgacgtGTCAAACGGAAGTACACATGGAACATTGTGATGTGGCAAGTGATGGCCAGGTGTCATGGGAGGactaaatccaaaaaaaaattatttgatttatcattttgatttttaataaattattttttttatatacaaccGGGGTTTCGAGAAAGATTCCGCCGAAGTTGTTGTAGAGAGACAATCGACGAACTACCGACACTGTCCGACATCACCAGGAGGGAACTTTAGTGGatataagtttttcaaaaattgttcGTCGGATGAATCAAAGATCCAAAGGAGAAAGAagagatgatgaagaagagatacataagtgagatgaagaagagattgagaattttgtttttttttggatttagtTCTCCCATGACACCTCAACTTGACACTTGGCCATCACTTGCCACATCACAATGTTCCATGTGTACCTCCATTTGACATGTCATCTTTTTTTAACGGACATTGACggcagggactaaaatcaacaCGATTTACGCATTCAGGGacttttttaaaacaaaaataatacagtgactaaaaccaaaaatccGCGTACATACAAAGACGAATGTGTTATTTAAGCATTGTCTTTATTTTGCATTAAcgtcttgtttttttttcttttagatCTCTACAAAATAAAGAAGACCTCTCTCAACCATATGAAATCAAGAAAGTTTATTTTCCctttttatatttctttctttATGAATTTTATGTTGGCAACAATTGAGAAAAGGAGAGAAAGCAAGTGGAAGTATGGTTTTAGATAATCTTTTTTCGTTTTTTCACTTAACCAAAGGAATTGTATAACATATACTAGAACATTTACCATCACAAAATAAACTGTGCGTAGAACATTTACcgtcacaaaataaataagtgagTATCCAACTATCCATGGAAGTGGATAGTATAGTATTTGTATCTGTCGCgctagataaatataatatttgtatcCGTTTTGTATCTGTTTGAAAATTCACTAAGCGGGTAATTTATAGATTTTAAGATACTCGTGCATAATACTCATGCATATTTACAGATATccatatataataattcttttaagaaaatattaatttttctctGGAATTACTAGAAATTTATTCAGCCTATTTTTCCAATGAAAATATGGCTAGGCTATCGTTGACTTTTTTTGGTCAATAAAGAAGAGAAATTAAATTCCCATGCCCCAAACATCAAATGTCCAAATCTTTCTTCACACCCAAAAGCAAAGACCATAGATAGATGAAACAAACACAATCCTAACCACACTTCATACCAAGCTGCAAAGAAAGAATCGCATATAGAGTATTGACAATTGATTGATATAGCTATGGTATTAACTCCACATATAGGACACAATGTGTTGACATCTCGAATTATCTTCCTCCATAACAAACTAATGCAAAGTGTtacataattatattttcatgaCTTTACTTGTTTAATTTAACTAATTATAACAATCTggcagtaaaaaaaaacttaataacaatCAGATTTGTTAGATTCattataaaataacaatttgACTATAGTTATAATCGCAGCTAGAGGTAGAATATGTTGTCTCATAATGTACCACTTGATAGTTCCATGAAACATTATTGAAAGAGTTAAAGTTTGAAGTTCGAATTTACTATTTTTCCACGCTTAAATGTGTAAGTCTAACAAAAGAATATCTTAACTTTGAGCTCATATAAAATTTGGTCAGTGAGATTGTGCAACATATATAGGGAAGGGAATACACCAAATCAGCAATACTAAAAGTTTAAACTTAAAAATGCTTTGGAATATTTGATTATACATTCTTGTCTAAAAAGGATAAAAGAACTAAAGAAGTTCAGTTGATTACTACAACTATGGCAAATCCTTTGTCAAGCATCAATGAAAATTCCACTTTCTAAAATGCATATCTACCTTGAAAATCATCACCAAAAGTTCAAGCTCATAAAACAATGTAGCACTAGATAGTCTCATAACCCCTATCTATCTCTCCCAGCTTCCTTTCTTCTTATACTGCAAATATGTATAGCTGTTTGTCCTTTGCACCTGTTTGTCTCAGATTGGTAAGAATTAAGCTGCACAACAAAATTAGAATAGATTAAAGTAATTAGAAATAAATGTTGAGCTTAAATGTTGAGCTTAGTTGACTCAAAATAGACCagaacaaaaattaataaagcatttaatcaaagtacagAAACAGAaagtatattataaaaattgaatcatAATTCGCACAAAAATAGGAAAAACTCCAATCAAATAAAGCTTGTTTAATGCAcaaagaaatgaatttttttcaataGGAAGGTCAAAGAAACAATTTTGACATGTTGGTTttcatatattcatatattagtGTGTGTGAGAATGATCAAATGATAGCAAAAATACAAACCCTTGATTAATCAACACTAATTACTGGAAAATCATCCCAAAAAGGCCAGAATTAGAAATCTTAAATTCTTATTGATTAAATTAGTAAATACACAAATCAAGGTCCTTAAAAATTGAAGCTTTACATAGTATTTGTGTGAGAATGACCAATTAATACCAAGTCCCAAGTCCTAACCCATGATTAGTTAACACTAATGACTGGAAAATCATCCCAAAAACGCCATAATTAGAAACTAGTCTTAAATTCTGACTCCATTGATCAGTAAATTAGtaataaatacataaatcaAGGTCCTTTTTTGCTGCAAATCCTTAAAAATTGAAGCTTTCAGCATTAAAAAGTGTTGAAAACTATGAAAATCGTATCACCATATACAAATTTCAAAACCAAAAGaacatttaagaaaaataaaaaagaaagggcAAAATAGTAAAAACCAATCAAACAAATAGAACAGTAATCATACCCTAATCAAGATTCTGTCTTTCTTCCTTCAACATCTTCTTTGAGAAAAACTGGTTATGGATTTGTGTTTGTGgctgtgatgatgatgatgatgaaatcaTCAACTGATTCTGAAAAGGGTGCATTTGAAAGCTAGAAAATgagttattaatattattattattaccgcTGAAGTTGAAAATCTCATGATGACGCTGTTGAGCAGAAGAAGAACCGAAGGAAAAATAAGAACTTCCAGTCGCCGCAGCCGGCGGCAGAAGCAGTGGCGGCTGTGGTGGTGAATGAAAAGAAGCAAGTTCTTTCTTGGCATTAACAAGTTCATTTTGCAAGTCTCTGAGTTTAGTCTGAAGATGTGAAATAAGACCAACACAACCATAAACAGGATCTCTCAAACGCGCTTCTGCTTCATAAGCTAATGACTTAACAGCATCTTCACGCTGTGAAATATTAACCTCGTTGAGTAACTTTGCAACGTTACTAGCGCCAAAGACTTTGTGTACATAAGCAAATTTTTGAGGATTATCTGGCGGAAAATATggtgcaaaaatacattctTGTGTGCATTTTCTTCGCTGAATCTTGCACGCTGCACACGGAGAATTATTATTCCACGACGacattattgttattgttgttccTGAAAATacgatgttgttgttgttgtgttgaTGGAGAGAGAATGAAATTGTGATGGTAGTGGATTTGTTTGTTATTTGAATGTGTTGTTGCAACACGTAGTGAGTGATATAGTACGTAGTACACACCCACGATGCGAATTTTTCGGTAACAAATTTTTTACTGTCATCAAAGTCAtactattttcaaattttattttcctttttcaaattttgtattatttactttaatcaattatttttggaaattttttgtttgttttgttttaggaatggattgattttttttagatgaATTAATAATTAGGACAAAAAATTCGTAGACGTGGTTATCAGATTATGTGTTGGAATTTGGATAAAAGTgtccaaaataataatatccgagatcatttttat
Coding sequences within it:
- the LOC123895840 gene encoding LOB domain-containing protein 25-like is translated as MSSWNNNSPCAACKIQRRKCTQECIFAPYFPPDNPQKFAYVHKVFGASNVAKLLNEVNISQREDAVKSLAYEAEARLRDPVYGCVGLISHLQTKLRDLQNELVNAKKELASFHSPPQPPLLLPPAAATGSSYFSFGSSSAQQRHHEIFNFSGNNNNINNSFSSFQMHPFQNQLMISSSSSSQPQTQIHNQFFSKKMLKEERQNLD